The Marivirga salinae DNA window TTGCAGTTTTTTAAAAAGAATATATATTAAATAATTAAGTATTAATGCAAAGGCTAGTATTCCTCTTATCAATATTTCTAATCTTTTCTTGTGAGCAAGAAAAACCTGAGAAGGAAAGCATTCAAGCTACTCCTGATAAGGAAGTTCGAAAATGGCACCTAACAGATACATTAATAACTTCAGTTAAATGGACTTCTGATAGTATAAGACAAGTGAATTTAGATTTAAACCACTTATCAGAATTATTTCTTGAAGTTAAATCAGATGCACCAGTCTATTTGTTTTATGGAGATAAGTTAATTGAAAAATCATCAGATGGATATTTACAACATTCATTTAATGATAGTATCAGAAATGATATATTCTTAAGCCTTGACAGAAATGTTCAGATGTTGACTTATGGAATTTATACTGTTGAAAAGACTAATGTTAACGGAGCTTATTCGAGTTTAGAAAATACAGAAAGGGAAAGTAAATGGATTTCAGATAATATTTTATTAATCCTTTTGATCGGAGCCTCTTTATTTATGGTCATTATAAAAGTGAATTACGATAAGCGATATCTAAACATATTGTCATTCAATAAAATTTTCACTACCCGCTTAAATGAGGGTGACCAATCTAGGATGAGAATTATGGATCAAGATAATTTCGTCTTTGCAGGTCTATACGCATTTCTAACAGCAGGTTTAATATATTTTTTGAGTTTGGGTAGAAATATTGGGTTTCTTGGGATAGAACCGAGTGGAGTTATTGAATTTTTAAAAATTTTAATAATAGTAGTAATAGGGTTGATTTCAAAAGTAGTTTTGGTCTCAATAGCATCTAATTTGTTTGGAAATAATAAGATATCGGCTTTTTATGTTAAAGAGATGTTAAATATTAATTTATTTTTTGTCATTATATTATTTTTTAGCTCTATTTCAATTTTCCTTTTTGAAGGAGCCATACCTGCCTTTTGGTTATCTACAGCCATATATGCTATGTTAGCCTTTTATATCATCAGGCTAATATTATTATATTTTAAAATATTAAAATTAAGCAGTTTCACTAATCTCTATTTATTTTCTTACTTTTGCACCACAGAAATATTCCCATTTTTAATTGGACTAAAATATTTCATGAGATAAAACTTTTCAAAGTAGACCGATTTATATGTCAACAACTGTAAAAGACCGATTTTATCCGGTAAAAAGTATCATGGTTTCACAGCCTGAGCCGGCAGATATTAGTAATTCTCCGTACCATAAATTGGCGGATAAGTACAAAATCAAAATTGATTTCAGGCAATTTATCAATGTAGATCCTATTGATTCAAAAGAATTTAGGAAGCAGAAGATTGATATTTTAAAACATACTGCTATCATATTCACTAGTAGAAACGCAGTGGATCATTTTTTTAGAATTTGTAAGGATAGTAAGATAGAAATGCCACCTGAAATGAAATATTTTTGTATTTCAGAGCAAACGGCTAATTATCTTCAAAAATATATTGTAGTTAGAAAACGAAAAGTATTTGTTGGGGAAAGAACCGCACAAGACATTTTGAACGTAATTAAAAAGCATAAGAACGAAAAGTACTTGTTCCCGTGTTCAAATATCAGAAAAGATGATATTCCATCTTTTATGACAGATAACGGATACAATTTTACTGAGGCTACGATTTATAAAACTGTTGCTGCTGATTTATCTGACTTAGAGCATATTACTTATGACATTTTAGCGTTCTTTAGTCCTTCAGGAATTAATTCATTATTTGTGAACTTCCCGGAATTCAAACAGAATAAAACAAGAATTGCTGTTTTTGGACCTACAACTGCCCAAGCAGCTAGAGATGCAGGTTTGATTATAGATATTGAGGCTCCGCTGCCAAATGCTCCATCAATGACAGGCGCATTAGAACTTTATATAAAAAAAGCTAACGGTCTTAAGTAATTGAATAAAAGGCATTTAAATGCCTTTTATTATATAATAGCTTTAAATTTATTACATAATAGCTTGAACAAAAGTTATTTTTATTATATTTATCCTTCTAAAGTGTTGAGGATATGAAAAAATTAGTACAATTAGCATGTGTTTTTCTTTTGATTCTGAGCTTCCAAAGGCTTAGTGGACAAGATGTGCAATTTTCACATTACATGTTCAATAATCTATTTAATAATCCAGCTTATTCGGGTGTGGAAGGTTATACAAAATTAACAGCAATGCACAGAACTCAATGGGCTGGCTATACTCCAACTAACGGATCTCCAGGAGGTATAAACTCTCAATTAGTTTCATTAACTACTCCCATTATGCGTTACAATAGTGGTTTTGGGTTTTATGTTTTGAATGATGATATAGCAGAACACAACTTCATTCAAGTACAAGCTTCAGGAGCCTATCATTTAGGAATTAAAGAATCAAAAATTAGTATTGGATTTAGAGGAGGAGTTATTACTCATAATATTAACAAAGATGGTTATGTTCAGATTGATGATGATGATCCAGTAATCGAGAATCTACAGCCTACTCAAGTTCGTCCAGACTTTTCAATAGGGGTTAATTTTCAGCACAAAGACTTCTATGTAGGAGCGGCATTTAATCATTTGATTGAAGCTGAATTTGGGTTTGGAGCAGATGAAACTAGAAATCCATATCCTAAAGATCTTTTGTTAACAGCAGGATATACATTTCCAATTAATTACGATATTAATTTAACACCGAGCTTTTTGGTAAGAACAACTGAATTTAGTTCTTATACTTTTGATGTTTCAGCTATTGCGACATATAAGGACAAAATATGGGGAGGAGTTTCCTTTAGGCAACAAGAAGCAGTAATTTTAATGGCAGGGTATAGCTTCTTTAAGGAGAACACATTAAAACTTGGATATGCATTCGATTATACTGTTAAAGCCCAAAGTGCAAAAAGTGCAACTTCTCATGAAGTTATGCTAAGTTACAGGTTGCCAGCAATATCTACATCGGGTAAAAAGGTAGTGCGAACGCCTAGATTTAGACATTAATCGTAAAATGTTTGCTTAATAGATCTTTTTTGTGAAAATTGTGAAGATATTTCTATAAATTATTTAAAATACAATAAAACCTTACAATTGGAGGTTAAATTAGTAGGTGTAAAAAATATATTAGACAATTAATAATATATTAGCGTTTAGTTAGAAACAAATAGGTGTTATGAATAATAAAGGTGTTTTGAAAAAACTAACCCTATCAGTTGTGTTTGTTGCTTCTCTCTTCTTAGAAGGCTGTGGTCTTTTTGGAGGTGGTGCAGGAGACGGTGGCAATTTGGTAGGAGTTGCAGGTAGAGAAGGATGGTATATGGCCACTCCTTATGGTATGCGAGCAGTTCCAGCAGGAACGTTTCATATGGGGCAAGCTGATGAAGATGTTGCTGCCAGTCAAATTAATTTCAACAGACAAGTGACAATTGGTGGGTTTTATATGGATGAAACCGAAATCACTAATAATGAATATCGTCAGTTCGTCCAAAGAATGATGGAGGATTCTGCATCTACATTGGGAAGAGATTATATTAAGAATGAAATTTATCCAGACACAACTGTTTGGATGAAAGATTTCACTAACCACATGGGAGATCCAATGCAGGAGTATTACTATATGCACCCAGCATTTGATGATTATCCTGTAGTGGGGGTAGATTGGGAAGCAGCTAAAGTATTTTCCCAATGGAGAACTGATTATTTAAACTCGTATAGAGAATCTATGGGAGAATTTCCAATGCCAGCATTTAGATTGCCTTCCGAAGCTGAATGGGAATATGCAGCTAGAGGTGGTAGAGATATGGCCAAGTATCCTTGGGGAAATCCATACATTAGGAATGCTAAAGGATGTATGTTAGCTAACTTCAAGCCAGGAAGAGGAAATTATTATGATGATGGAAATGCATATACCGCAGAGATAATGTCTTATTTCCCAAATGATTTCGGATTATTTGATATGTCAGGTAATGTGTCTGAATGGTGTGAAGATGCATTTAATCCAGCATCAGTACCATTAGTATGGGATTTGAATCCAA harbors:
- a CDS encoding PorP/SprF family type IX secretion system membrane protein, giving the protein MKKLVQLACVFLLILSFQRLSGQDVQFSHYMFNNLFNNPAYSGVEGYTKLTAMHRTQWAGYTPTNGSPGGINSQLVSLTTPIMRYNSGFGFYVLNDDIAEHNFIQVQASGAYHLGIKESKISIGFRGGVITHNINKDGYVQIDDDDPVIENLQPTQVRPDFSIGVNFQHKDFYVGAAFNHLIEAEFGFGADETRNPYPKDLLLTAGYTFPINYDINLTPSFLVRTTEFSSYTFDVSAIATYKDKIWGGVSFRQQEAVILMAGYSFFKENTLKLGYAFDYTVKAQSAKSATSHEVMLSYRLPAISTSGKKVVRTPRFRH
- a CDS encoding DUF4271 domain-containing protein, producing MQRLVFLLSIFLIFSCEQEKPEKESIQATPDKEVRKWHLTDTLITSVKWTSDSIRQVNLDLNHLSELFLEVKSDAPVYLFYGDKLIEKSSDGYLQHSFNDSIRNDIFLSLDRNVQMLTYGIYTVEKTNVNGAYSSLENTERESKWISDNILLILLIGASLFMVIIKVNYDKRYLNILSFNKIFTTRLNEGDQSRMRIMDQDNFVFAGLYAFLTAGLIYFLSLGRNIGFLGIEPSGVIEFLKILIIVVIGLISKVVLVSIASNLFGNNKISAFYVKEMLNINLFFVIILFFSSISIFLFEGAIPAFWLSTAIYAMLAFYIIRLILLYFKILKLSSFTNLYLFSYFCTTEIFPFLIGLKYFMR
- the porK gene encoding type IX secretion system lipoprotein PorK/GldK, whose translation is MNNKGVLKKLTLSVVFVASLFLEGCGLFGGGAGDGGNLVGVAGREGWYMATPYGMRAVPAGTFHMGQADEDVAASQINFNRQVTIGGFYMDETEITNNEYRQFVQRMMEDSASTLGRDYIKNEIYPDTTVWMKDFTNHMGDPMQEYYYMHPAFDDYPVVGVDWEAAKVFSQWRTDYLNSYRESMGEFPMPAFRLPSEAEWEYAARGGRDMAKYPWGNPYIRNAKGCMLANFKPGRGNYYDDGNAYTAEIMSYFPNDFGLFDMSGNVSEWCEDAFNPASVPLVWDLNPTFFDESEPRKVIRGGSWKDIAYYLETGTRAFEHKDSTRAYIGFRCAMTYLGRSSGAEF
- a CDS encoding uroporphyrinogen-III synthase; its protein translation is MSTTVKDRFYPVKSIMVSQPEPADISNSPYHKLADKYKIKIDFRQFINVDPIDSKEFRKQKIDILKHTAIIFTSRNAVDHFFRICKDSKIEMPPEMKYFCISEQTANYLQKYIVVRKRKVFVGERTAQDILNVIKKHKNEKYLFPCSNIRKDDIPSFMTDNGYNFTEATIYKTVAADLSDLEHITYDILAFFSPSGINSLFVNFPEFKQNKTRIAVFGPTTAQAARDAGLIIDIEAPLPNAPSMTGALELYIKKANGLK